One genomic window of Salvelinus namaycush isolate Seneca chromosome 22, SaNama_1.0, whole genome shotgun sequence includes the following:
- the LOC120017963 gene encoding protein Wnt-8b-like, translating to MFMHLEVFYCILILMSHMTTSCCSWSVNNFLMTGPKVYLIYSSSVAAGAQSGIEECKYQFAWDRWNCPERALQLSTHRSLRSANRETAFVHAISSAGVMYTLTRNCSLGDFDNCACDDTRNGQRGGTGWQWGGCSDNVGFGEAISKQFVDTLETGQDARAAMNLHNNEAGRKAVKGTMHKTCKCHGVSGSCATQTCWLQLTDFREVGNYLKEKYHRALKVDLLRGAGNSAASRSAIAETFSSISRKELVHLEDSPDYCLENRTLGLPGTEGRECLKKGKSLNKWEKRSCKRLCGQCGLAVEERKAELVSSCNCKFHWCCAVKCEQCRKTVTKYFCVKNGGQRGKNESGGSRRKNLRLKKKH from the exons ATGTTCATGCATTTGGAGGTCTTTTACTGTATCTTAATTTTGATGTCTCACATGACAACGTCTTGCTGCAGCTG GTCAGTGAATAATTTCCTTATGACTGGACCTAAG GTGTACCTGATTTACTCCAGCAGCGTAGCGGCCGGGGCTCAGAGCGGCATCGAGGAGTGTAAGTATCAGTTTGCCTGGGACCGATGGAACTGCCCTGAGAGAGCCCTGCAGCTGTCCACACACAGAAGCCTCCGCAGCG CGAACAGGGAGACAGCATTTGTCCATGCCATCAGTTCAGCAGGGGTCATGTACACTCTGACGAGGAACTGCAGTCTGGGGGACTTTGACAACTGTGCCTGTGATGACACCAGGAACGGACAAAGGG GGGGTACAGGCTGGCAGTGGGGGGGCTGCAGTGACAACGTGGGGTTTGGTGAGGCCATCTCCAAGCAGTTTGTTGACACGCTGGAGACAGGCCAGGATGCACGGGCCGCCATGAACCTCCACAACAACGAGGCTGGACGCAAG GCAGTGAAAGGGACTATGCACAAGACGTGTAAGTGCCATGGCGTCTCTGGGTCCTGCGCCACACAGACCTGCTGGTTACAGCTCACAGATTTCAGGGAAGTGGGAAACTATCTGAAGGAGAAGTACCACCGAGCACTGAAG GTGGACCTGCTCCGGGGGGCCGGGAACAGTGCAGCCAGTCGAAGTGCCATTGCTGAGACCTTCAGCTCCATCTCTCGTAAAGAACTGGTCCACTTAGAGGACTCCCCAGACTACTGCCTGGAGAACCGTACCCTGGGCCTGCCCGGCACAGAGGGCAGAGAGTGCCTGAAGAAGGGCAAGAGCCTAAATAAGTGGGAGAAGCGTAGCTGCAAGAGGCTGTGCGGGCAGTGTGGTTTAgctgtggaggagaggaaggcGGAGCTGGTGTCGAGTTGCAATTGCAAGTTCCACTGGTGCTGCGCGGTAAAATGCGAGCAGTGCCGCAAGACAGTGACCAAGTACTTCTGCGTGAAGAATGGGGGGCAGAGGGGGAAGAACGAGAGCGGCGGCAGCCGTAGGAAGAACCTGAGGCTGAAGAAGAAGCACTGA